A stretch of [Limnothrix rosea] IAM M-220 DNA encodes these proteins:
- a CDS encoding S-layer homology domain-containing protein, giving the protein MASLNGCQRLMAGCLGGAIAAFPHTVAAQSLTDINGHWAERCIQHLQQRDIVQGYPDQTFRPNEPVTRTEFAAFVNRAFPETTEQAFAIDYRDLDETYWGLTPIDRATRTGFMTGYPDGTFKPTRNIPRYEILLALVAGLNYVPQGNPQTLIPQYYEDAAELPAFAYPAIAAATEQQLIVNYPNIRQLNPQQWASRAEVASFLCRALDTTGTIPSQYIVEQPTATPFNRQPPRSIPTLTP; this is encoded by the coding sequence ATGGCAAGTTTGAATGGATGCCAACGGCTAATGGCGGGTTGTCTCGGTGGGGCGATCGCCGCTTTTCCCCATACCGTTGCAGCACAGTCACTAACGGATATCAACGGGCATTGGGCAGAGCGCTGTATTCAACATCTCCAGCAGCGGGATATCGTGCAAGGTTATCCAGACCAAACCTTTCGTCCGAACGAACCCGTGACCCGCACCGAATTTGCCGCCTTTGTGAACCGCGCTTTTCCTGAGACGACAGAGCAAGCCTTTGCGATTGATTACCGTGATCTCGACGAAACCTATTGGGGTTTAACGCCCATTGATCGAGCGACCCGTACCGGCTTTATGACGGGTTATCCCGACGGCACCTTTAAGCCCACGCGCAATATTCCCCGCTACGAAATTCTCCTTGCCCTTGTGGCCGGCCTCAACTATGTCCCCCAAGGCAATCCCCAAACTTTGATCCCCCAGTACTATGAAGATGCTGCAGAGTTGCCCGCCTTTGCCTATCCGGCGATCGCCGCCGCCACCGAACAACAACTCATTGTGAACTACCCCAATATTCGTCAGCTAAACCCCCAACAATGGGCTAGCCGAGCCGAAGTTGCCAGTTTTCTTTGCCGGGCCCTCGACACAACAGGCACCATTCCATCCCAATACATCGTTGAACAGCCAACCGCGACACCCTTCAATCGCCAACCACCCCGTTCAATCCCGACCCTCACACCATAA
- a CDS encoding glycosyltransferase family 10 domain-containing protein, with the protein MNDLRKIKVSFPYKDSYFWHLQHSAPQRRQQWQDLEFDFDNRYGEYDGWVVWQSYKGIEGEECCYCPPNKTVLIVREPPDVIELPDDYVKQFAAVVIPDRRVRHPNHYFEQFGQVWHIERDYDELQGMEPLTKSKVLSAVISAKTDLVGHRQRLEFVNVLKRRFGDRLDHFGRGINPIKDKWDAVAPYRYHVTLENGEWDHYWTEKLVDAYLAWCLPIYVGAPNIQDYFDPRSLIIVDPRKPQRAIEIIEEAIATDAWAKALPYIREARQKILNEYHLYGLLERILNNTEPEPKVHVKLTSNTDISFSPRQQFGQRLRNGKQKLKSLLRLP; encoded by the coding sequence ATGAATGATTTACGAAAAATCAAGGTTTCTTTTCCGTATAAGGATTCTTATTTTTGGCATTTACAGCATTCTGCTCCCCAGCGTCGGCAGCAATGGCAAGATTTAGAGTTTGATTTTGATAATCGCTATGGGGAGTATGATGGCTGGGTCGTTTGGCAGAGTTATAAGGGCATTGAAGGGGAAGAGTGTTGTTATTGTCCTCCGAATAAAACGGTCTTGATTGTGCGAGAACCACCTGATGTTATTGAGTTGCCTGATGATTATGTGAAGCAGTTTGCTGCTGTTGTTATTCCGGATAGGCGGGTACGGCATCCAAATCATTATTTTGAGCAATTTGGTCAGGTCTGGCATATTGAGCGTGATTATGATGAGCTGCAAGGGATGGAGCCATTGACGAAAAGCAAGGTTTTATCGGCGGTGATTTCTGCGAAGACGGATTTGGTGGGTCATCGTCAGCGATTGGAGTTTGTCAATGTTTTGAAGCGACGTTTTGGCGATCGCCTCGATCATTTTGGTCGTGGGATTAACCCTATTAAGGATAAGTGGGATGCGGTTGCGCCCTATCGATACCATGTCACGTTAGAAAATGGTGAGTGGGATCATTATTGGACAGAGAAGTTAGTGGATGCTTATTTGGCGTGGTGTCTGCCGATTTATGTGGGTGCTCCCAATATTCAAGACTATTTTGATCCACGCAGTTTAATTATTGTTGATCCACGCAAGCCGCAGCGGGCAATTGAAATAATTGAAGAGGCGATCGCCACAGACGCTTGGGCAAAGGCATTGCCTTACATTCGAGAAGCGAGACAAAAAATCCTAAATGAATATCATCTTTATGGTCTGCTAGAGCGTATTTTAAACAACACAGAACCAGAACCGAAGGTGCACGTGAAGCTAACGTCCAATACGGATATATCTTTTTCACCGCGCCAACAGTTCGGTCAGCGGCTTCGTAATGGTAAACAAAAACTCAAGTCTTTACTGCGGCTCCCATGA
- a CDS encoding glycosyltransferase — translation MNASDVKGGAAKVGYLLAKGLIERHHEVCYLVKNQSVSDSFIQEIPAPKEKSSSRSIPERIIHRLGINELGLTNPFPYQLERDFLKQFDLIHLHDLPSFNLSGLPWLTRQVPTVWTLHSMAPFTGNCSYSYDCDRWQKNCGNCPQFGQFPLLWYHRDGSRLNLNLKRLIYRFSNLHIVGVSQWISDAARQSVFGHLPVSTILNPVQTDNFFPIADKLALRQELNIPLDASVILFSVSGKIEDNRKGLDLMLAALPQLALDDIYLIPLGIAGNSKKISEAFAPYAHRNFEHISDVVLLNKLLNAADVVWHPSRADNLPLMVIEAFAAGTPVIAAAVGGVPEIMGDRDVGLSITPDSSQALVEATQIFFRRSPKERQIMGERAVSYAIETFSLDQFLTAHETLFKSLLP, via the coding sequence ATGAATGCTTCCGACGTGAAAGGAGGCGCTGCAAAAGTCGGTTATCTTCTTGCTAAAGGCCTGATCGAACGTCACCATGAAGTTTGCTACCTGGTTAAAAACCAGTCCGTTTCTGACTCTTTTATTCAAGAAATCCCTGCTCCAAAGGAAAAATCAAGTTCCCGTTCTATTCCTGAAAGAATTATCCATCGTCTCGGTATTAATGAATTAGGCCTTACCAACCCTTTTCCCTATCAGCTGGAACGAGATTTCCTGAAACAGTTTGATCTTATTCATCTCCATGATTTACCCAGCTTTAATTTATCTGGTTTACCTTGGCTAACCCGTCAGGTTCCTACTGTTTGGACATTACATAGTATGGCGCCCTTTACAGGGAATTGTAGCTACTCCTACGACTGCGATCGCTGGCAAAAAAATTGCGGTAATTGTCCACAATTTGGCCAGTTTCCGTTACTTTGGTACCACCGTGATGGCTCTCGATTGAACCTTAACTTAAAGCGATTAATTTATCGATTCAGTAATTTGCATATTGTGGGTGTCTCCCAGTGGATTAGCGATGCGGCGAGGCAAAGTGTCTTTGGTCATTTGCCCGTTTCGACAATTCTAAATCCCGTTCAAACTGACAACTTTTTTCCGATCGCCGATAAGCTAGCTCTTCGACAAGAATTAAATATTCCATTAGATGCCTCGGTCATTCTATTTTCAGTTTCAGGCAAGATTGAAGACAATCGCAAAGGATTAGATCTGATGCTGGCGGCTCTCCCCCAGCTGGCGCTGGATGATATTTATTTAATTCCTTTAGGAATTGCGGGAAATAGTAAGAAAATATCAGAAGCTTTCGCTCCATATGCTCACCGTAATTTTGAACATATTAGCGATGTTGTCTTGCTCAATAAATTGTTAAATGCCGCAGATGTTGTGTGGCATCCGAGTCGCGCTGATAATTTGCCGTTAATGGTGATTGAGGCTTTTGCTGCTGGTACACCTGTGATTGCGGCAGCGGTGGGTGGTGTTCCTGAAATCATGGGAGACCGTGATGTGGGCTTGTCTATTACGCCAGATAGTTCGCAAGCTTTGGTCGAGGCAACCCAGATATTTTTTCGGCGATCGCCCAAAGAACGCCAAATAATGGGAGAGCGAGCCGTTAGTTACGCTATAGAAACCTTTTCACTAGATCAGTTTTTAACAGCCCATGAAACCTTATTTAAATCATTACTGCCATAA
- a CDS encoding family 2 glycosyl transferase translates to MSSQKETVAIIIMNRDRPTITDNVVEQVQTMGKNFDTSLFVVEAGSQPDKRSKYATHFFGDRNYKGRYYAFNQGLKFAHQEKPEYDYYWFVVNDIIFPEGEDTLQLLWEALQEDPRMAAIGPGEPEAEDYKGCHPKPELRKWHKASTIHGLAMLMRGEAYREVGYCNPQFYYSQGASSELAYKLYKNNWFLAYSDIANIYHDQSGSTYGVVTKISRHEYHRRARNFASKYFRKHYGENWDEVFASVLPSDVEENTFPWHRKVWDTPLKRNWKEFYPWFWKFGSQIKTMLRNVGLLPNTKSNSV, encoded by the coding sequence ATGAGTAGTCAAAAAGAGACCGTTGCGATCATCATCATGAACCGCGATCGCCCAACCATAACCGACAATGTTGTGGAGCAAGTGCAAACAATGGGGAAAAACTTTGACACGTCCCTTTTTGTCGTAGAAGCCGGTAGTCAGCCAGACAAACGCTCTAAGTATGCAACTCATTTTTTCGGCGATCGCAACTACAAAGGTCGTTACTATGCCTTTAATCAAGGCTTGAAATTTGCCCATCAAGAAAAGCCAGAATACGACTACTACTGGTTTGTCGTCAATGACATTATTTTTCCCGAAGGCGAAGACACCCTACAGTTACTATGGGAAGCCCTACAAGAAGACCCCCGCATGGCAGCCATTGGGCCTGGAGAACCAGAAGCCGAAGACTACAAAGGATGTCACCCAAAACCAGAATTACGTAAATGGCATAAAGCCTCAACAATTCACGGCTTAGCAATGCTGATGCGTGGTGAAGCATATCGTGAAGTCGGCTACTGTAATCCGCAATTTTACTACTCCCAAGGGGCTAGCTCCGAATTAGCCTACAAACTCTATAAAAATAATTGGTTTCTTGCCTACTCAGATATCGCAAATATTTACCACGATCAAAGCGGTAGTACCTATGGCGTTGTCACCAAAATTTCTCGCCACGAATACCATCGCCGAGCCCGTAACTTCGCTTCAAAATATTTCCGTAAACATTATGGTGAAAACTGGGATGAAGTCTTTGCTAGCGTACTACCATCAGATGTAGAAGAAAATACCTTTCCTTGGCATCGAAAAGTATGGGATACCCCGCTAAAACGTAATTGGAAAGAGTTTTATCCTTGGTTTTGGAAATTTGGCTCTCAAATTAAAACCATGTTGAGAAACGTTGGTTTGCTACCCAACACAAAAAGCAATTCAGTTTAA
- a CDS encoding glycosyltransferase family 2 protein, which translates to MDIKVSILIPCYNAKKWIAASIESALNQTYLNKEIIVVDDGSTDGSLEIVKSFGDKIIWETQPNQGGNITRNNLLKLSTGEWVQYLDADDYLKSEKIANQMAIVDKNPSLDIVCSPALTEYHRNGTIEYESSAGLTPKDPWILLAKWALPQTGGSLWRKQAIADVGGWNEALTCCQEHELYSRLLIGGKQFGYLDKSEAIYRIWSEKTVSRKNPLLPLKNRLKVQDNIEAHLLSIKQMTPERQRAISQARFDCARVLYPQDQKLAVKLIKKIKKQDSDFVPSGNTSPESYKFLFKTFGFKVAQGNRIKKRGQNMPESARIFSKKLLSKPA; encoded by the coding sequence ATGGATATTAAAGTCAGTATTTTAATCCCGTGTTATAACGCCAAAAAATGGATCGCTGCGTCCATAGAAAGCGCCTTAAATCAAACTTATCTTAATAAAGAAATCATCGTTGTTGATGACGGTTCCACAGATGGCAGTTTAGAAATTGTTAAAAGCTTTGGCGACAAAATTATTTGGGAAACTCAACCGAACCAAGGCGGCAATATTACGCGCAATAACCTATTAAAATTGAGTACTGGAGAATGGGTTCAGTACCTAGATGCGGATGATTATTTAAAGTCAGAAAAGATTGCTAACCAAATGGCTATCGTTGACAAAAACCCTAGCCTTGATATTGTTTGTAGCCCTGCCCTGACTGAATATCACCGAAATGGCACTATTGAATATGAGTCTAGCGCTGGGCTGACACCAAAAGACCCTTGGATTTTATTAGCAAAGTGGGCCTTGCCCCAAACCGGTGGATCCCTCTGGAGAAAACAGGCGATCGCCGACGTTGGCGGTTGGAATGAAGCCTTGACCTGCTGCCAAGAACACGAACTTTACTCAAGATTATTAATCGGTGGCAAACAGTTCGGATATTTAGATAAATCAGAAGCTATTTATCGTATTTGGAGCGAAAAAACAGTTTCCCGCAAAAATCCCCTTTTACCCCTAAAAAATCGTTTAAAAGTCCAAGATAATATTGAAGCCCACCTGCTTAGTATCAAGCAAATGACACCAGAGCGGCAACGGGCAATTAGCCAAGCAAGATTTGACTGTGCCCGGGTTCTGTATCCCCAAGATCAAAAGTTAGCAGTAAAGCTAATTAAGAAAATAAAAAAACAAGATTCAGACTTTGTTCCATCGGGCAATACAAGTCCAGAATCATACAAATTTTTATTTAAGACATTTGGCTTTAAAGTTGCACAGGGTAATCGCATCAAAAAAAGAGGTCAAAATATGCCCGAATCAGCAAGGATCTTCAGCAAAAAATTATTGTCTAAGCCAGCTTGA
- a CDS encoding glycosyltransferase, with amino-acid sequence MSLDKKALNVLMMPDYRQDNPYQNLLSEALEKDGLKVTFCEGYYRIFPIWRQINKQKKICDVLHLHWLNPYLKGENWFVKFVYCIKFLIDICLVKLLGVKIVWTIHNLAAHNTKFPRLEKVVKQCFLWLNDQTIVHSEAAKVLVLQAYFVSEAKVTVIPHGHYRDVYPAAIAPELAREKLGLPPTGLIFLNFGLLKPYKGVDKLIEIWRSHSEDLQDTQLLIVGKALDEDYGETLMQLSASVGGIELRDEFVPETEIHLYFSAADVVVLPFQQILTSGSLLLAMSYGKPIIAPRFASLEETIGNASDLLYDADQEDALWQIIQRATAQSDLMDLSQRTKIVCDALNWSAIAKRTRDLYQS; translated from the coding sequence ATGAGTTTAGATAAAAAGGCACTCAATGTTTTGATGATGCCTGACTATCGTCAGGATAATCCTTACCAAAATTTACTATCTGAGGCTCTTGAAAAAGATGGTCTAAAGGTTACTTTCTGTGAGGGTTATTATCGTATTTTTCCAATCTGGAGACAAATTAATAAGCAAAAGAAAATTTGTGATGTTTTACATTTGCATTGGCTTAATCCCTATTTGAAAGGGGAAAACTGGTTTGTTAAATTTGTCTATTGCATTAAATTTTTAATTGATATTTGCCTAGTTAAGTTGCTAGGCGTAAAAATTGTTTGGACAATTCATAATCTTGCGGCTCACAACACGAAATTCCCTCGCCTTGAAAAAGTTGTAAAACAATGTTTTTTGTGGCTGAATGATCAGACGATTGTTCATAGTGAAGCGGCAAAGGTGCTGGTTCTACAGGCTTATTTTGTGAGCGAAGCTAAGGTTACAGTTATTCCCCATGGGCATTATCGTGATGTCTATCCGGCGGCGATCGCCCCAGAGTTAGCCCGTGAAAAATTAGGATTACCGCCAACAGGGTTGATTTTTCTGAATTTTGGTCTACTAAAGCCCTATAAAGGTGTGGATAAACTAATTGAAATTTGGCGATCCCATTCCGAAGACTTGCAGGATACTCAGTTGCTGATTGTCGGAAAAGCATTAGACGAAGACTATGGCGAAACTCTGATGCAGCTCTCAGCCTCCGTTGGGGGTATTGAGCTACGCGATGAATTTGTCCCCGAAACTGAAATTCACCTTTACTTTAGTGCTGCGGATGTGGTGGTACTGCCTTTCCAGCAAATTCTCACCTCTGGCAGTCTTTTGCTGGCGATGTCCTATGGCAAGCCAATTATTGCGCCAAGGTTTGCGAGCCTCGAAGAAACTATCGGCAATGCATCAGATCTTTTGTATGATGCTGATCAGGAGGATGCACTGTGGCAAATTATTCAGCGGGCAACTGCTCAGTCTGACTTAATGGATTTGAGTCAGCGTACAAAGATAGTCTGCGATGCTTTAAATTGGTCGGCGATCGCCAAACGAACTAGAGACTTATATCAATCCTAA
- a CDS encoding Npun_F0813 family protein yields the protein MLILKRKDVDIANVQHPKREQAIPILNYQGQTFRLISVFSASQEEEARGFWRDLTDNQGKFCILLEETERFSVWGKIRVEQLGGEEDASSQMVPLTQACIILLQTVYFDLEDLFGARQAGQFNNELIKVLQQWNFPQLKNVQDLGKIIDEDPLEGSVPPWEEHHLITLLQEMHRIGKAYFGNDSFAEGISELLVDLSPEEQKYFRGWLGQSPLGQMWRW from the coding sequence ATGCTCATTCTGAAACGGAAAGATGTAGACATCGCCAATGTCCAGCATCCCAAGCGGGAACAAGCCATTCCCATTCTCAACTACCAAGGACAGACCTTCCGCCTGATTAGCGTTTTTAGTGCCAGTCAGGAAGAAGAAGCACGGGGATTTTGGCGCGATCTAACAGACAACCAAGGTAAATTTTGTATCCTCCTCGAAGAAACAGAGCGCTTTAGCGTTTGGGGGAAAATTCGTGTGGAGCAGCTTGGCGGTGAGGAAGATGCTTCCAGCCAAATGGTTCCTTTGACCCAAGCTTGTATTATTCTGCTGCAAACCGTTTATTTCGATTTAGAAGATCTATTTGGCGCACGTCAAGCCGGACAATTTAATAACGAATTAATCAAAGTTCTGCAACAGTGGAATTTTCCCCAACTGAAGAATGTTCAAGACCTCGGTAAGATTATTGATGAAGATCCCCTAGAGGGGAGTGTGCCACCGTGGGAAGAACATCATTTGATCACGTTGCTGCAGGAAATGCACCGCATTGGCAAAGCGTATTTTGGTAATGACTCCTTTGCGGAAGGCATTAGTGAATTATTGGTTGATCTGTCGCCAGAAGAGCAAAAATATTTCCGTGGTTGGCTCGGTCAATCGCCCTTGGGTCAAATGTGGCGTTGGTAA
- a CDS encoding HAD family hydrolase — protein sequence MNFDLDPHLDSLAETSLAQLRRPTTLPLPEKQFVDYSPVSMAGDRQIWETFLQSSSCPFQQEIPELAGKVAVFDLDETILMNSFISPEIWELGDGYTDKTIVPAFYYSMLQSSLKGRFQKLLGRTHYDTKNTKRHPFLQQPRHIVMCRPGMLYGLNWLKNQGVVLILATASARERVQYLSHRFAMFREIFEDRIITANEIAYFYGQNREMSEISMVEKNILLQRPQSLAAKVPAIFNFFLKINDYDVLVDDSQTTTKIFKNTPLTEKLLPIKSDQAVSSYGLKIIIKTVERLLGRSLNTSIKNHGSQQQPWRDIITRVEDPYYWPLCHMSDQLKLND from the coding sequence ATGAACTTTGACCTTGATCCCCACCTCGATAGCCTTGCGGAAACTTCCCTTGCCCAATTAAGGCGACCGACAACTTTGCCCTTACCGGAAAAGCAATTTGTTGATTATTCTCCTGTTTCAATGGCCGGCGATCGCCAAATTTGGGAAACATTTTTACAATCCTCATCCTGTCCTTTCCAGCAAGAAATACCCGAATTAGCTGGTAAAGTCGCCGTTTTTGACCTTGATGAAACAATTTTAATGAACAGTTTTATCTCCCCAGAAATTTGGGAGTTAGGTGATGGCTATACAGACAAAACAATTGTTCCAGCTTTTTACTACAGCATGCTTCAAAGTTCCCTCAAAGGCCGTTTCCAAAAACTACTGGGCAGAACTCACTACGACACAAAGAACACCAAGCGCCACCCTTTTTTGCAACAACCTCGACATATCGTCATGTGCCGACCCGGTATGCTCTACGGTCTAAATTGGTTAAAAAATCAAGGTGTGGTACTCATTCTCGCCACAGCTAGTGCTAGGGAGCGCGTTCAGTATTTGAGTCATCGGTTTGCAATGTTCCGGGAGATTTTTGAAGATCGCATCATTACCGCCAATGAGATAGCTTATTTTTATGGTCAAAATCGTGAGATGTCCGAGATCTCTATGGTTGAAAAAAATATCCTCCTACAGCGACCGCAATCCCTTGCCGCAAAAGTTCCTGCAATCTTTAATTTCTTTTTAAAGATTAATGACTATGATGTTTTGGTAGATGATTCACAAACAACAACAAAAATATTTAAAAATACGCCATTAACAGAAAAACTGTTACCTATCAAATCCGATCAAGCAGTTAGCAGCTATGGGCTAAAAATCATTATTAAAACAGTAGAAAGGCTCCTAGGGCGATCCCTCAACACATCCATAAAAAACCATGGCAGTCAACAGCAACCATGGCGTGACATTATTACCCGCGTTGAAGATCCTTACTATTGGCCGCTATGCCATATGAGTGATCAACTCAAGCTTAATGACTAA